The DNA region TGGTTGTTTTTTCTTTACCCTCGTTGTGCTGGGCAATTCGTTTGGATGGATCGTAGGATAAACCTACATAGAGGTAATTGCGTTTCTCACTTTTCAGGACATATACATAACATTCCATATCGGAAGATTTTGATAATGCCCTCAAATGCAGGAAGATTGTAAGAGTGAGTATGAGAATGGGAGCGAGGTAAAAATCAGAGTGAGAAAGAATCTATGCGTTTCCTCACGCTCACATTTTCACTCTCACTCTGATTCTTGTACCGAAGGTGGGAATCGAACCTGCCTGCCCTCGCACCGGGCCGACCTGATGGCAGGCAGGCCCACCAGTCTTCGCTCAAGCCTTTTCAACGGTCGGCAGGCCCACACGATGTTGCCATCACAAGCAAATAAAACCTTGCCATACAATTGTACCGAAGGTGGGAATCGAACCCACACGATGTTGCCATCACTGGATTTTGAATCCAGCGCGTCTACCAGTTCCGCCACTTCGGCAAGTGACTAATAATTCGTAAGTAAAGAACAATCCAAATATTCAGGCCCACACGATGTTGCCATCACTGGATTTTGAATCCAGCGCGCCTGCCTGCCTCAATTCAATCCAACCCAATGGCAGGCTGGCCTGCCTGCCGCAGCGGTAGCCCTCCTGAAGGCAGGCAGGTCTACCAGTTCCGCCACTTCGGCAAGGGTCCCCGGAGGGGTCACAAAGATAATAGCTTTTGGTAAATCCAAGCATCTATGTCAAACACATCAGCCCAACTTATGCAGTAGGAAGCTCAGAAGGAGCTGAACTATCTGCGTTAGCTGGGATTATCCCGTATAGAAAATCACTTTTTTCATCCATGCATACAAATTCGCAGAAGACCTGATTTTCTTATTCGCAATGCAATAGAACTTTCTTCTATTGCATTGTTTGGGATCATATTTCATGGTGGATTACAGGAAAATTTATACCTTTGCAGCCCTTTCGGAGTGCGCTTACGTTGCACTATTAAGGACTGCAAATGCAAAGACATGGCAAGAAGCGTAAAATTCTTCACGTGTTCGGCAACGACCGACTTAGCCGCTGAAATCGCCGCGAAATACGGCTCTCAGCTGGGTGAGGTCTCTATGCTGCATTTCAGTGACGGTGAATTTCAGCCTTCTTTTGAGGAAACCGTAAGGGGTAGTGATGTATTCATTATCCAGTCCACCATACCCCCGGCAGATAACCTGATGGAACTTTTGATGCTCGTGGATGCGGCCAAAAGAGCATCAGCCCGTGAAGTGGTTGCCGTGATGCCTTACTTCGGTTATGCCCGTCAGGACCGGAAGGACAAGCCAAGGGTATCCATCGGTGCCAAGTTGATCGCCAATCTGTTGTCAGCCGCCGGAGTGACCCGGGTCATTACCATGGACCTTCATGCCGACCAGATACAAGGATTCTTTGAAGTTCCCGTCGATCACCTCTATGCCTCATCGATTTTTATTCCATACATCGAAAGTCTGACCCTCCCGAACCTGATCTTTGCAACACCAGATACCGGGGGAACCAAACGGGCCAATCTTTATGCAAAGCATTTCAATACGGACTTCGTCCTGGGAAGTAAGCTTCGCAAGAAAGCCAATGAGGTGGCATCCCTGACCATCATCGGCGATGTGAGCGGAAAAGATGTGATCCTGGTGGATGATATGATCGATACGGCCGGAACCCTGAGCACCGCAGCAAATATTATTGCAGAGCAGGGCGCCAATAGTGTAAGGGCGCTCTGTACACACCCCATCCTTTCAGGCGAAGCCTACGAGCGTATAGAGGATTCCGCATTGACAGAGCTTATGGTATGCAACACCATTCCGCTCAGGAAGAAAAGTAATAAGATCAAATCGCTATCCGTGGCAGACTTGTTCGCCAGGGTTATTCAGAATGTTGTGAATTACGAATCGATAAGTTCTCATTTTATTACCTAAACTCAGAAAACCCAAACTCATGAAATCACTAACCATCAACGGAACACCCAGGGAAAATAAGGGCAGTTCCAATGCCCGGAGGGAAAGACGGGACGGCTTGGTTCCCTGTGTGCTCTATGGCGGTTCCGAGCAAGTTCATTTTCTTGCCGAAAAGCGCGATTTCAAGCAGCTCATTTATACAGCGGACGTGCACCTCGTAAAGCTCAGTCTGAACGGGAAAGAGTACAATACCCTTATGAAGGACGTACAGTATCACCCGGTGACCGATGCGGTGATCCACGCGGATTTCCTGGAATTGTTCGATGACAAACCTGTCATCACATCCATTCCCGTCAGGGTAAAGGGGAATGCACCTGGTGTGATTGCCGGCGGAAAACTCCAGCAAAAACTTCGCAAGGTGAAGATCAAGGCCCTGCCCGGACAGCTGCCCGAACAAGTGGAGGTGAATATTTCTTCCATGAAGATCGGTGATACGATCAAGGCAGGTTCCATTTCCATTGAGGGTGTGGAGCTTCTTGATAGCCCGAATGCAGTGGTTGTTGCTGTGAAAACTTCACGCGCCGCCGCCTCTGCCAAGGATGATGCCGCTGCCGGAGACGCTCCCGCAGCTGAAGGAGCAACCGAAGAAAAGGCTGCTGAGGGAGATGCTCCCGCAGCAGAAGAGGCCAAGTCCTGATCCAACGCAGTTCAGATTATATTTCAAACGGGGAGAAGGGCTTTGCGCTTCTCCTCTTTTTTTATCCTAAAATCCTGCATCTCTGAAAAAGTATCTGATCGTCGGCCTTGGGAATCCGGGAGAACAGTACCGGAATACACGCCATAACATCGGTTTTCTGGTGCTGGATGTGATGGCTGCGCTTCAGGGTGTGGCCTTCGATACCGACAGGCATGCCGATGTGGCCCGGTTCTCTCATAAGGGGAGGAGTTTTGTGCTCATCAAGCCGTCCACTTTCATGAACCTCAGCGGAAAGGCTGTGGCCCATTGGATGAAGCAGGAAAAAATCACGCCTGATCATATTCTCGTTGTGGTAGATGATCTGGCACTGGACCTGGGCGTCCTGCGGATGCGGGGACAAGGCAGCGACGGTGGCCACAACGGTTTAAAAAGCATCACCGAAACACTGGCTACGCAAAGCTATGCCCGACTCAGAATCGGGATAGGCAACAATTTCCCGAAAGGCAGACAAAGTGATTATGTACTGGGACCGTGGACAGGTGATGAAATACCATTGGTGACAGAATCCATGAATAAAGGAGCCATGGCAGCCCTGGACTTCGGTCTGATGGGGGTGACAGAGGCGATGAACCGGCATAACGGATAGCCCTTTTACTTAATCCATGTGTGGAAATAACCTTCGGTGAAGTGTAGGGTATCCAAGGGTGGGGATTTTGTTGCAACGGTAACCTGAAATTCACCGTGAATTTCTCCTGTTTGTGTATTGTATGACGTAATTCTAATATAATTGTCATGGCCTAAATCATGAATGACGTCATAAAGTTGAGATAGGACATCCCCGTCATCTATGTAAGTGCCATACGATGCACCGGTAAGGGCTGTGTCTGAATAAATGGAGATGGTGTCCACCGTATATGTTCCGGTGGAATACGGTATGCTGAAAAATGTCAGCCCTTCTCTCAGGTATAAATTGGTATTATATACATCCATAGATAAGTAAAAGCCATGTTGAGGGTATAGCCTTCTCGGTTTTGCATATATCCAGGCATTCCATGGTTTGCCTTCTTTTATGGCACGTGCCTCGCCATTGTAAATGGGCGGTGGTAAATATGGGTCCTGTTTGCAGCTTTGCATTAGCCACATGAGTGATACGAGCCATAGGTATTTGCTGAGTCTTATGGTCACGGAGCGATGATTTCCAGAATAATCAATGCCACTTTTTGAAATGAATGCCTCGGAATATCAAGCGCGAAACGGAACTTTTAGAGGATGTTAATAGAAAAGGTTTATCAAAGGTATATAATAATATGCCAAATGGATGATTGACTTTAATCCGAGTTAACAGGAATAAAAGGATTACTTTCTAAATGCCCTATTGAAGTATTGTTCCTGTATCAATATGAATGTCTCGGGACTGTATTGTAAAAACGTTCCCTGAGCGAATAGATTTTTTCAGGAGAACTTTCTACACAAACTTGCGCAGGAGATTTTCAGCAAGCCTTTGGTTCATTCAGGGGCGGCAGCGGTCATAGTTTTGGCATCAAAAAACCATGAACCGAACAAAGACTTTCCTGATTGGATGTATCAGCATCCTCTCTTTAACAAACACAAATGCGCAATCCATCCGGATGGCGGAAGACTTCACCCTCTATGATGGGACTGCGGCAACCCTGCCTTCCAGGTGGTTTGCATCACACCATGGAATGTATTCATCCTCTACATCCAGCGGACCAAGCGGACCTAATGCATTTAAATTCGCGAACAACGGCGCCATGCTGATGTGGCCGGCACCCGTAGCCTCCGACTCACTTAGCTTCTGGATCAAGGGAAATTCACTGGATAGCCTGAGTCACCTATCTGTCATGATCACCACAGATAGTATGGTATGGGATACCCTTGCCCATATCTACCTGAATGATGTGCGGGATTCGACGGTGGGATTATCACTTCCCGTTTTTCCCTCGCACGTGGCCGTGGTTTACTCGAAATCCAAAGGGAATTTATCCTTCGATGACCTGCGCATGTATGGTTCACCGGACACCGGCGAGGAAACGATTGCCACTCAGTTACCCGGCAACTATATCATGGGCTTCGTGAACCGGCAGTTGTATGCCAATAACATACCCGACCATGGTTACCTGGAGGTATACGATATGACCGGAAGGTGCCTGGAACGTATTGTACCGGGCAGGCAACCATTCCTGCATCCCATTCCCCCGGATTGGAAGCCTGGTTGCTACCTGTTGGTCTGGCAGGAGAAAGATGCACTTCCTGTGATCAGGAAAGCATTCCTGGTGAAGAACTAGGCCTGCTGCATTAAGCTTGTCTCGAGATGGATGCCTTGGCGGATCACTTCCTCCAGACGGTCGATGGATACCCGTTCCTGTTTCATGCTGTCCCTTTCACGTATGGTCACTGCATTGTCAGAAAGGCTGTCATGATCTATGGTCACACAAAATGGCGTACCCACGGCATCCTGGCGACGGTAACGTCTGCCGATGGCATCCTTCTCATCGTACCTGCAGTTGTACTGAAGCTGTAGTCGCGACATGATCTTTCGGGCCAGCTCAGGCAATCCGTCTTTCTTCACCAGTGGCAGGATGGCCACCTTCACCGGGGCGATCATGGCAGGGATTTTCAATACGGTGCGGATGTCGCTTTTTTCTCCCTGACCAACTTCTTCTTCCGTATAGGCATTGCAAAGTACGGTGAGGAAGAGGCGGTCCACGCCGATGGAAGTTTCAACCACATAGGGCACATAGCTCTCGTTGATCTCCGGATCAAAGTACTGGAGCTTCTTGCCCGAGAATTTCTGGTGATTGCCCAGGTCAAAGTCAGTACGGGAATGTATACCTTCCACTTCTTTGAACCCGAACGGAAATTGGTATTCAATGTCCACAGCTGCATTGGCATAGTGCGCCAGCTTATCGTGAACGTGAATGCGGTAGTTTTCGGATTGGCCACCCAAACTGAGGTGCCAGTTGTGACGCTTTTCCTTCCAGTGTTCGAACCATTGTTGTTCTTCACCCGGTCTTACAAAGAACTGCATTTCCATCTGCTCGAATTCCCGCATCCGCATGATGAACTGACGCGCCACAATCTCATTCCGGAATGCCTTTCCGATCTGGGCGATGCCGAAGGGAATCTTCATCCGGGCAGACTTCTGTACATTCAAAAAATTCACAAAAATACCCTGGGCGGTTTCAGGTCTCAGGTA from Flavobacteriales bacterium includes:
- a CDS encoding ribose-phosphate pyrophosphokinase, producing MARSVKFFTCSATTDLAAEIAAKYGSQLGEVSMLHFSDGEFQPSFEETVRGSDVFIIQSTIPPADNLMELLMLVDAAKRASAREVVAVMPYFGYARQDRKDKPRVSIGAKLIANLLSAAGVTRVITMDLHADQIQGFFEVPVDHLYASSIFIPYIESLTLPNLIFATPDTGGTKRANLYAKHFNTDFVLGSKLRKKANEVASLTIIGDVSGKDVILVDDMIDTAGTLSTAANIIAEQGANSVRALCTHPILSGEAYERIEDSALTELMVCNTIPLRKKSNKIKSLSVADLFARVIQNVVNYESISSHFIT
- a CDS encoding 50S ribosomal protein L25/general stress protein Ctc, which encodes MKSLTINGTPRENKGSSNARRERRDGLVPCVLYGGSEQVHFLAEKRDFKQLIYTADVHLVKLSLNGKEYNTLMKDVQYHPVTDAVIHADFLELFDDKPVITSIPVRVKGNAPGVIAGGKLQQKLRKVKIKALPGQLPEQVEVNISSMKIGDTIKAGSISIEGVELLDSPNAVVVAVKTSRAAASAKDDAAAGDAPAAEGATEEKAAEGDAPAAEEAKS
- the pth gene encoding aminoacyl-tRNA hydrolase yields the protein MKKYLIVGLGNPGEQYRNTRHNIGFLVLDVMAALQGVAFDTDRHADVARFSHKGRSFVLIKPSTFMNLSGKAVAHWMKQEKITPDHILVVVDDLALDLGVLRMRGQGSDGGHNGLKSITETLATQSYARLRIGIGNNFPKGRQSDYVLGPWTGDEIPLVTESMNKGAMAALDFGLMGVTEAMNRHNG
- a CDS encoding glycine--tRNA ligase, translated to MNQKADIFKKIVSHAKEYGFVFPSSEIYDGLGAVYDYGPYGVELKNNLKEYWWKSMVQMHENVVGIDSAIFMHPKIWEASGHVGGFNDPMIDNKDSKKRYRADELIEGKIAQYRNKGKNDKADQLHSDFVKCLEGDDLKGFYDLIIAHEIACPESGSRNWTEVRQFNLMFSTQMASAADAADKVYLRPETAQGIFVNFLNVQKSARMKIPFGIAQIGKAFRNEIVARQFIMRMREFEQMEMQFFVRPGEEQQWFEHWKEKRHNWHLSLGGQSENYRIHVHDKLAHYANAAVDIEYQFPFGFKEVEGIHSRTDFDLGNHQKFSGKKLQYFDPEINESYVPYVVETSIGVDRLFLTVLCNAYTEEEVGQGEKSDIRTVLKIPAMIAPVKVAILPLVKKDGLPELARKIMSRLQLQYNCRYDEKDAIGRRYRRQDAVGTPFCVTIDHDSLSDNAVTIRERDSMKQERVSIDRLEEVIRQGIHLETSLMQQA